The Peptococcaceae bacterium 1198_IL3148 genome window below encodes:
- a CDS encoding 4Fe-4S binding protein yields the protein MPPVIIKEKCKGCGKCEEICPGDLMEIDENTNIAFCRAARDCWDCMACVKECPTGAIETRIPYQLGYYPAKLIPKKKEKEIEWTIIDINGNVEKVTVETHNK from the coding sequence ATGCCACCAGTAATTATTAAGGAAAAATGCAAAGGTTGCGGAAAATGTGAGGAAATTTGCCCCGGTGACTTGATGGAAATAGATGAAAACACTAATATAGCCTTCTGCCGTGCTGCCAGAGACTGTTGGGACTGCATGGCCTGTGTTAAAGAATGTCCCACCGGAGCAATTGAAACCAGAATTCCATACCAATTGGGTTACTACCCGGCAAAATTAATTCCTAAAAAGAAAGAAAAAGAAATTGAGTGGACAATAATTGATATTAACGGCAATGTGGAAAAGGTTACGGTAGAGACGCATAACAAATAA
- a CDS encoding adenylyl-sulfate reductase subunit alpha — MARAKLPNNINQIEEVRIDTDILIIGAGNAGCFAGIEAKRVNPELRVTLMEKAHIDRSGCLAGGMDAINTYIKKDRTIEEFVRWSRSQAGGLLREDLTISMAEVLNKPIEEWEEWGMPIKYEEDSEEYKTRGKWDITIRGAEMKVILAEKTREVGCEILNRVVFTNYLLDGERVVGAIGFGVRDGKLYVIRAKSTLIATGGAAGLYKPYQNDGNDSHHQLWYCPFNVGTGYAAGIRAGAEMTTFEMRWCATRTKDFNGPIDTISVGYKTPMINCKNEQILKTRYAHLGGDAAPRFIRANAPMDEWREGRGPCFVDTTHMTAEQIRDMKMDYLNERPSYVLFLAGRGQDLTKDPIEIYGSDPYIVGGHTASGYWVDVKRQTTLPGLYACGDVAGGTPNKFVGGCAAEGLLAARAAAENAANVELGQVTDEQIKEEKERIFAPGFRQQTVGDGVKPREMEERLQRLMDEYAGGVHQFFRMNKEGLAYALRHIKIMKEQVKYLVAEDLHELMEAHEIIDRLDVAEVLVHHLSFREETRWPGWQTRADFPEKNDEKFDCFVNSRYNPETGEVEMFTRPYEQIIPGDRLKA, encoded by the coding sequence ATGGCGAGAGCAAAATTGCCCAATAACATTAATCAAATTGAAGAAGTGCGGATAGACACAGATATCCTGATTATTGGTGCTGGTAATGCTGGATGCTTTGCTGGCATTGAAGCTAAGCGCGTAAACCCTGAATTAAGGGTAACGCTGATGGAAAAAGCTCATATTGACCGCAGTGGTTGTTTGGCCGGTGGCATGGATGCCATCAACACCTATATTAAAAAAGACCGCACTATAGAAGAATTTGTCCGTTGGAGTCGTTCCCAGGCCGGTGGTTTGTTAAGGGAAGATTTGACCATCAGCATGGCAGAGGTTTTAAACAAACCAATTGAAGAGTGGGAAGAATGGGGTATGCCCATTAAATATGAGGAAGACAGTGAGGAATATAAAACCCGGGGCAAGTGGGATATCACCATTAGAGGAGCCGAAATGAAAGTCATTTTGGCCGAAAAGACCAGAGAAGTGGGTTGTGAAATTTTAAACCGGGTGGTATTTACTAACTATTTACTTGATGGAGAAAGAGTGGTTGGCGCCATTGGTTTCGGGGTTAGAGATGGCAAATTATATGTGATTAGAGCAAAATCCACTTTAATTGCCACCGGTGGGGCAGCGGGATTATATAAGCCTTACCAAAATGATGGTAACGATAGTCATCACCAGTTGTGGTACTGCCCCTTTAACGTGGGTACCGGCTATGCTGCCGGAATACGCGCCGGTGCAGAAATGACCACCTTCGAAATGCGCTGGTGTGCAACCAGAACCAAAGACTTTAACGGCCCCATTGATACCATTTCTGTGGGCTATAAAACACCGATGATAAACTGCAAGAATGAGCAAATCTTAAAAACCCGTTACGCTCACCTGGGTGGCGATGCCGCCCCAAGGTTCATTAGGGCTAATGCGCCAATGGATGAATGGCGTGAAGGTAGAGGGCCATGTTTTGTGGATACCACCCACATGACTGCTGAACAAATTCGTGATATGAAGATGGACTACTTAAATGAACGCCCTAGCTATGTATTGTTTTTAGCTGGTAGAGGTCAGGATTTAACGAAAGACCCCATTGAAATTTACGGTTCAGATCCATATATTGTTGGTGGCCATACAGCCAGTGGTTATTGGGTGGACGTAAAGAGACAAACCACTTTACCAGGTTTGTATGCCTGCGGTGACGTTGCCGGTGGCACACCCAATAAATTTGTTGGTGGTTGTGCTGCAGAGGGTTTATTGGCAGCAAGGGCAGCGGCTGAAAATGCTGCCAATGTTGAACTGGGACAAGTTACTGATGAACAAATCAAAGAAGAAAAAGAAAGAATTTTTGCCCCAGGCTTTAGACAACAAACCGTTGGGGATGGGGTTAAGCCAAGGGAAATGGAAGAAAGATTGCAGCGCCTAATGGATGAATATGCCGGTGGTGTGCACCAATTCTTCCGCATGAATAAAGAAGGTTTAGCATACGCCTTGCGCCATATCAAAATAATGAAGGAGCAAGTGAAGTATCTGGTTGCTGAAGACCTGCACGAACTAATGGAAGCCCACGAGATCATTGATAGGTTAGATGTTGCCGAAGTGTTAGTGCATCACTTGTCCTTCCGCGAAGAAACCAGATGGCCGGGTTGGCAAACCAGAGCGGACTTCCCAGAAAAGAACGATGAAAAATTTGATTGCTTTGTAAACTCCCGTTATAACCCAGAGACTGGAGAAGTGGAAATGTTTACCCGTCCATATGAACAAATTATTCCTGGTGATAGATTAAAAGCATAG
- a CDS encoding SLC13 family permease — translation MANGSTDIAVTANNSLIHSNIKEAGLNKFALPGFILSWVVFASILILVPTSEGLTAAGRASLAVMGWATTIWLTSALPLSISGLGIPVLLMLTGAMPKIPEAFGGFTQNVTFLILGCFILAAVMQTTGLDRRIALGIVSKVKPKVGSLLKGVLGAHLVTAVLVPATNARGAVFLPIISGLNSLFDKKGEGARARKALTMVGIGFASLASGIVLMHSHMSNVIVAQTINQAMGKDVITWGTWAWMNWPLLGVMVILYYWVNWVLKTKNIEVPGGMEEIQRQKNSLGKMTFTEWVVLIAFSLAIILWATEKIHGLSMAVVTLGAVMLLFIPGLTNLSWKKVQSNTIWGTWLLLCGSLSLVSAFSKTGVDTWLASHLVGVAPAWGWIGVTLFVCIVVQILRLGIVSNVAAVTLLAPVVAAMAPMLDLNTVSFTMAVLNVDSFAFILPISVTACLIAYGTEEFSFMEFVKVGAPLTLMVILYMVFVMLPWYAFCGYPIWVPMS, via the coding sequence ATGGCAAATGGCAGTACCGACATTGCCGTTACAGCTAACAATAGTTTAATCCACTCAAATATTAAAGAGGCGGGGCTAAACAAATTTGCTCTACCTGGATTTATTCTTTCTTGGGTGGTATTTGCATCCATATTAATTTTGGTTCCCACTTCCGAAGGGCTCACTGCCGCAGGAAGGGCTTCGTTGGCCGTTATGGGATGGGCCACAACAATTTGGTTAACCAGTGCTCTGCCCCTTAGCATTTCAGGTCTTGGTATTCCTGTGTTGTTAATGTTAACTGGGGCAATGCCCAAGATACCTGAAGCCTTTGGTGGTTTTACACAAAATGTAACCTTTTTAATTTTGGGTTGTTTTATTCTGGCTGCTGTAATGCAGACCACCGGTTTAGATAGGCGAATTGCACTGGGAATAGTCTCAAAAGTAAAACCCAAGGTGGGTAGTTTGCTTAAGGGGGTATTGGGGGCTCACTTGGTAACAGCAGTACTGGTTCCGGCCACCAATGCCAGAGGGGCAGTGTTTCTGCCAATTATATCTGGCTTAAATAGTCTTTTTGACAAAAAGGGTGAAGGGGCACGAGCAAGAAAGGCCCTCACCATGGTGGGAATTGGATTTGCATCGCTGGCTTCTGGAATAGTACTAATGCACAGTCATATGTCAAACGTTATTGTCGCCCAAACCATTAACCAAGCAATGGGTAAAGATGTTATTACCTGGGGTACTTGGGCTTGGATGAATTGGCCACTGCTGGGCGTTATGGTAATTCTTTACTACTGGGTTAATTGGGTGTTAAAAACAAAAAACATTGAAGTGCCTGGTGGCATGGAGGAAATTCAACGGCAAAAAAATTCCCTTGGTAAAATGACTTTTACTGAATGGGTTGTATTAATAGCATTCTCCCTAGCAATTATTTTGTGGGCTACCGAAAAAATACATGGTTTAAGTATGGCGGTGGTGACTTTAGGTGCGGTAATGCTGTTATTCATTCCTGGCTTGACAAACCTGTCATGGAAAAAAGTACAGTCAAACACCATTTGGGGTACTTGGTTATTGCTCTGTGGTTCGCTTTCATTAGTAAGTGCCTTTAGTAAAACAGGGGTTGATACTTGGTTGGCATCACATTTGGTAGGTGTAGCCCCTGCCTGGGGTTGGATTGGCGTTACCTTGTTTGTTTGCATCGTAGTGCAAATTCTCCGGCTAGGCATAGTTAGCAACGTGGCTGCAGTGACGCTTTTAGCTCCAGTGGTGGCAGCGATGGCACCAATGCTAGATTTAAACACCGTTTCATTTACCATGGCGGTGCTAAATGTAGACAGCTTTGCTTTTATTCTACCAATTTCAGTGACCGCATGTTTAATTGCCTACGGTACCGAAGAATTCAGCTTTATGGAATTTGTTAAAGTAGGTGCACCCCTAACTTTGATGGTTATCCTCTACATGGTGTTTGTAATGTTACCTTGGTATGCATTCTGCGGATATCCAATTTGGGTGCCCATGAGTTAA
- a CDS encoding Crp/Fnr family transcriptional regulator yields MLTAQEEQKLLSISSIINYPKGQIIFTAGQRTNEVYYIKSGWVRIYRTVNDGRQVTVALRYAGDFIGLAEILSGGERECSAEAMDDICLHVIYGSEFRKMLSEDRAFNMKIMGLLGDRLREAQNTIHDFISNQAQGRLAVIIKKMAERSGELDGEYIKVNLKITQVELACMIGAARQTISSLINLFKEDGCLVFEGREIVAVNLKKLETWIE; encoded by the coding sequence ATGTTGACAGCACAAGAAGAGCAAAAATTGTTGTCAATTAGTTCGATAATCAACTACCCTAAAGGCCAAATAATATTTACCGCCGGCCAAAGAACCAATGAGGTTTATTATATTAAAAGTGGTTGGGTAAGAATTTATCGAACAGTGAATGATGGTCGCCAAGTAACAGTGGCACTCCGTTATGCCGGAGACTTTATTGGCCTAGCTGAGATACTTAGTGGCGGTGAAAGAGAATGTAGTGCAGAGGCAATGGATGATATTTGCCTTCATGTGATTTATGGCAGTGAATTCAGAAAAATGCTTAGCGAAGACAGAGCTTTTAATATGAAGATCATGGGCTTATTGGGAGATAGACTGAGAGAAGCGCAGAATACTATCCACGATTTCATCAGTAATCAGGCACAAGGACGGCTGGCTGTAATAATCAAAAAAATGGCTGAACGCTCCGGAGAATTAGATGGTGAATATATAAAGGTTAATTTAAAGATAACCCAGGTGGAATTGGCTTGCATGATTGGGGCTGCCCGGCAAACAATCTCCTCATTAATAAATCTTTTTAAAGAAGATGGTTGTTTAGTATTTGAGGGTAGAGAGATAGTGGCAGTAAATTTAAAAAAACTAGAAACTTGGATAGAATAA
- a CDS encoding toxin-antitoxin system HicB family antitoxin: MASKKKSFPLRIDPNLYEVLEKWAADEFRSVNGHIEFLLRESAKKAGRLPKKEDR, from the coding sequence ATGGCTTCCAAAAAGAAAAGCTTTCCGCTACGAATTGACCCCAATTTATATGAAGTGTTGGAAAAATGGGCTGCTGATGAGTTTCGCAGTGTTAATGGCCACATAGAATTTTTGCTAAGGGAATCCGCCAAAAAGGCAGGCCGGTTGCCCAAAAAGGAAGATCGGTGA
- a CDS encoding SPFH domain-containing protein → MTEQKVWKVNGFLFLVLLLGLLVGAAFSLFNGSIVLVGALVLVMLILCTGLTLVHPNEAKAVLFFGRYMGTIRENGLWLTIPLSSAKKVSLKVRNFNSETLTVNDVEGNPIEIAAVVVFKVVDSAKALFDVDDYSAFVTIQSETALRHVASKYPYDNFTDQGCSLRANTEEIAAELAQELQERLKVAGVEVMETRLTHLKYATEIASAMLQRQQASAILAARQIIVEGAVGMAQMAIEKLTEQGTIELDEERKVAMINNLMVAIVSDRSAQPVINTGTLYS, encoded by the coding sequence TTGACAGAACAAAAGGTGTGGAAGGTAAATGGGTTTCTATTTTTGGTATTGCTGCTGGGGTTACTAGTTGGCGCTGCCTTTTCGTTATTCAACGGTAGCATTGTTTTAGTTGGGGCTTTGGTTTTAGTGATGTTGATTCTTTGTACTGGTTTAACTTTAGTACATCCCAATGAGGCTAAGGCAGTGCTGTTTTTTGGGCGTTACATGGGCACCATTCGAGAAAACGGTCTTTGGTTGACGATACCACTTTCAAGTGCTAAAAAAGTATCTTTAAAAGTACGCAACTTTAACAGCGAAACCCTGACAGTGAACGATGTTGAAGGCAACCCCATTGAAATAGCAGCGGTGGTGGTCTTTAAAGTGGTGGATAGTGCCAAAGCTTTGTTTGATGTTGATGACTATAGCGCCTTTGTCACTATTCAATCAGAAACGGCATTGCGCCATGTGGCTTCTAAATACCCTTATGACAATTTTACAGACCAAGGTTGTTCCCTAAGGGCAAACACCGAGGAAATTGCTGCTGAGTTAGCCCAAGAGCTACAGGAACGTTTAAAGGTGGCTGGGGTGGAGGTAATGGAAACCAGATTAACCCACCTTAAGTACGCCACTGAAATAGCCAGTGCGATGTTACAAAGACAACAGGCCAGTGCCATTCTAGCGGCCAGGCAAATAATAGTTGAAGGGGCGGTGGGCATGGCCCAAATGGCCATTGAAAAATTAACTGAGCAAGGCACTATTGAGTTGGACGAGGAAAGAAAAGTGGCGATGATTAATAACTTAATGGTGGCCATTGTATCCGATAGATCAGCACAGCCCGTTATTAATACCGGAACCCTTTACAGTTAA
- a CDS encoding DUF4003 family protein, which yields MLDNQIKSQLDELVQLYILMNKKYRWRANDLTVRFGSFLFCLKDKPFDETNFEEVIMYIKNNTGVFSTHRSKSFALAPLLITSFDDAKHAFDHLLDYEKLMRDTGFKKSPYLTIAAYALMLTCPPKQVPQRIAKAYDIYKRMKGNHYWLTSADDYPVAILLADMKDDLGQIESEMERCYHQLNEVGFKKSNGLQFLSHLLTFNPAPAESKAILCQEIVDYLKQRKLGISATYYGAIGFLALLGNDAKKALPEVVTAVNYLKKQQGFKWFNKELNILITASLVCNKYLEDKKHRQMMATTMGISIETMVAAQTAALIAATSAAAATAAASSN from the coding sequence ATGTTAGATAACCAAATAAAAAGTCAGTTGGACGAGCTGGTGCAGTTATATATATTAATGAATAAAAAATATCGTTGGCGAGCAAATGACCTTACTGTTCGCTTCGGATCGTTTCTTTTCTGTTTAAAGGACAAACCCTTTGACGAAACTAATTTTGAAGAAGTGATTATGTATATTAAAAACAACACTGGTGTATTTTCCACCCACAGAAGTAAAAGCTTTGCCCTGGCACCACTATTAATTACCAGCTTCGACGATGCTAAACATGCATTTGATCATTTGCTTGATTATGAAAAGTTAATGCGTGATACAGGTTTTAAAAAGAGCCCTTACTTGACCATAGCCGCCTATGCGTTAATGCTAACTTGCCCGCCAAAACAAGTACCGCAGCGCATCGCCAAGGCCTATGATATTTACAAACGGATGAAAGGAAACCATTATTGGTTAACATCGGCCGATGATTACCCTGTGGCAATACTGTTGGCAGATATGAAGGATGACCTTGGTCAGATAGAAAGTGAAATGGAGAGGTGTTACCACCAGTTAAATGAAGTGGGGTTCAAAAAAAGTAACGGTTTACAATTTCTCTCACACTTACTGACTTTTAACCCCGCACCCGCTGAATCAAAGGCCATTCTGTGTCAAGAAATTGTAGATTATTTAAAACAACGCAAATTAGGTATCTCTGCAACTTATTATGGGGCCATTGGCTTTTTAGCGCTGCTGGGTAACGATGCTAAAAAAGCGCTACCGGAAGTGGTTACCGCTGTCAACTATCTTAAAAAGCAACAGGGATTTAAATGGTTTAACAAAGAATTAAATATTTTAATCACCGCATCCCTGGTATGCAATAAGTATCTGGAAGATAAAAAGCACCGACAAATGATGGCCACCACCATGGGCATCTCCATCGAAACAATGGTGGCGGCCCAAACTGCTGCCCTAATTGCCGCCACCTCGGCAGCAGCAGCAACGGCAGCGGCTTCGTCAAATTAA
- a CDS encoding methyl-accepting chemotaxis protein, with translation MHLSLKIKIVTPIVFIVAIILLTLIWQNYNEKVELQLAAEESKYQLITQTINNDLNSIFNQARIGLKGVAENPEIQRVFAERDRERLQALAMPIYQQVANEGIEQFQFHLPPATTFLRLHMPEKYGDDLSSFRNTVLECNDKLTLVQGLEEGVGGFGFRVVMPVFYQDNHVGSVEYGLGFTEQLLNKWKQNIGGEYYIYSQSSGVSLETNENGLLIATTKDDPFKIDDQEVAEILKSGEAKTIYAEDNSQVALIVPLKDYSGKAIGYVKSVNSRVEILKELKATLNTTIMEALIAILLTLALTLFIAGAIIKPLTKLSQRAEKVANGDLNQQIDIQSQDEIGVLATAFQHMIDNLNYIISDLQHNSDKLSAQSQELAAFSQQVNATVEEMASTADEVATTSSQGALNAEEVVKDSQLLQQVAEEGNKTISETVESINNVAIGAKGVGESVGRLGNKSDRIGEIIEVITTIADQTNLLALNAAIEAARAGEHGRGFAVVAEEVRKLAEQSAQASGEIAVIINDIQTEVTNVVNLMAAQQKRVGHGLESVTNAGASLKQIIKAVEKSTVEIQQVAQGFEKANEGMQQLSAGNEQVALTIQQVSLAAQELATIDGQLNHHVAKFKLMETDTKN, from the coding sequence ATGCATTTAAGTCTGAAAATAAAGATTGTTACACCAATTGTGTTTATAGTAGCAATAATTTTGTTGACGTTAATTTGGCAAAATTATAATGAAAAGGTAGAATTGCAGCTGGCGGCGGAAGAAAGTAAGTATCAACTAATAACTCAAACGATAAACAATGATTTAAACAGTATTTTTAACCAAGCCCGAATAGGTCTCAAAGGGGTTGCTGAGAACCCAGAAATTCAAAGGGTTTTTGCTGAACGGGATCGGGAGCGTTTGCAAGCCTTAGCCATGCCGATATATCAGCAGGTGGCTAATGAGGGGATAGAGCAATTTCAATTTCACTTGCCGCCGGCTACCACTTTTTTACGCCTACATATGCCGGAGAAGTATGGTGACGACCTGTCATCATTTCGCAATACCGTGCTGGAGTGCAATGACAAATTGACACTGGTCCAAGGCCTGGAAGAGGGGGTCGGTGGCTTTGGCTTTCGGGTGGTAATGCCAGTATTTTATCAGGACAACCATGTGGGTAGTGTGGAATATGGATTGGGCTTTACCGAACAACTACTTAATAAGTGGAAGCAAAATATTGGTGGCGAGTACTATATCTATAGCCAGAGTAGCGGTGTATCTTTGGAGACTAATGAAAATGGCCTGTTAATTGCCACCACTAAAGATGATCCTTTTAAAATTGATGACCAAGAGGTAGCAGAGATTTTGAAGTCTGGTGAAGCTAAAACAATATATGCTGAAGATAATAGCCAAGTGGCGTTGATTGTGCCATTAAAGGATTACAGCGGAAAGGCAATTGGTTATGTTAAAAGTGTTAATAGTCGTGTGGAAATATTAAAGGAATTAAAGGCCACCCTTAACACAACAATAATGGAGGCATTAATAGCTATCTTATTGACACTGGCGCTGACTTTGTTTATTGCTGGTGCAATTATTAAGCCGCTAACCAAATTGAGTCAAAGGGCAGAAAAGGTTGCTAATGGTGACTTAAACCAGCAAATAGATATCCAAAGTCAAGATGAGATTGGCGTTTTGGCAACTGCTTTTCAGCACATGATTGACAATCTTAACTACATAATATCCGACCTGCAACATAACTCAGACAAACTCAGTGCCCAAAGTCAAGAACTGGCCGCTTTCAGCCAGCAAGTTAATGCCACTGTGGAAGAAATGGCCAGCACTGCCGATGAAGTGGCGACCACATCAAGTCAAGGAGCATTAAATGCCGAGGAGGTAGTTAAGGATTCACAACTACTGCAGCAAGTGGCTGAGGAAGGTAATAAAACCATTTCGGAGACTGTGGAGAGCATTAATAATGTGGCCATCGGTGCCAAAGGGGTAGGGGAATCGGTTGGTAGATTAGGTAATAAATCAGATAGAATTGGAGAGATTATTGAAGTCATTACCACCATTGCAGATCAAACCAATTTGTTGGCCCTTAATGCGGCCATTGAAGCAGCCCGGGCCGGAGAGCATGGCAGAGGTTTTGCGGTGGTGGCTGAAGAAGTGCGTAAGCTAGCCGAACAATCTGCCCAAGCTTCAGGTGAAATTGCGGTAATAATAAATGATATTCAAACGGAAGTTACTAATGTGGTCAATTTAATGGCTGCTCAGCAAAAAAGGGTGGGCCACGGGCTGGAATCTGTTACCAATGCCGGCGCTTCTTTAAAACAAATTATTAAAGCTGTTGAGAAAAGCACGGTGGAAATTCAACAGGTTGCCCAAGGCTTTGAAAAGGCCAATGAAGGAATGCAGCAGTTGTCTGCGGGAAACGAGCAAGTGGCTTTAACAATACAGCAAGTTTCTTTGGCGGCCCAAGAGCTGGCCACCATTGACGGCCAATTAAATCATCATGTGGCAAAATTTAAGCTGATGGAAACAGACACTAAAAATTGA
- a CDS encoding putative sulfate/molybdate transporter has translation MALKNRFDKTEWAGAFGDLGTLIPFLVGYITIMKMDPLGVLFMFGIMLIVVGSYYKTPIPVQPMKAIGGAAITQAALITPGMVWGAGIFTGLFWLIMGATGALNVVSKITTKPVIRGIVLGLGLSFILQGTQMMQTDFAVAVVALVLTFILLSNKKIPAMFALIVFGVVVALVKNPGLVQELSNIRFDFRLPQFALGEFTWNDFFMGALILGIPQVPMTLGNAVIAVTAENNRLFPEHPVTEKKIAISQGFLNLFSPIFGGVPMCHGAGGLAGHVRFGARTGGSTIILGGLLILAALCFSSSILLIFKIFPESILGVILFFAGLELAVTARDVAKEKDAYYTLLVTAGFSMWNMGIGFLAGIVMQECLKRKIFKV, from the coding sequence ATGGCTTTAAAAAATCGCTTTGACAAAACCGAATGGGCAGGTGCCTTTGGGGACCTGGGAACGTTAATACCCTTTTTGGTGGGCTATATCACTATTATGAAGATGGACCCGCTGGGTGTATTGTTTATGTTTGGCATTATGTTAATTGTTGTGGGTTCTTATTATAAAACGCCCATTCCTGTGCAACCAATGAAGGCAATTGGTGGTGCTGCCATTACCCAGGCAGCGCTGATCACTCCGGGAATGGTTTGGGGTGCAGGTATCTTTACCGGGCTTTTTTGGTTAATTATGGGGGCAACCGGTGCGCTGAACGTGGTTTCTAAAATTACTACCAAACCGGTAATCAGAGGGATAGTGCTTGGCTTAGGTCTCTCCTTTATTTTGCAAGGGACCCAAATGATGCAAACCGACTTTGCAGTGGCGGTTGTTGCGCTGGTGCTAACATTTATTTTATTAAGTAATAAGAAAATACCGGCAATGTTTGCCTTAATTGTTTTTGGTGTGGTAGTTGCTCTAGTTAAAAACCCAGGATTGGTTCAAGAACTGTCCAATATTCGTTTTGATTTTCGTCTACCACAGTTTGCTTTAGGAGAATTTACTTGGAATGACTTTTTTATGGGGGCTCTTATTTTGGGCATTCCTCAGGTACCGATGACATTGGGCAATGCTGTTATCGCTGTTACTGCGGAAAACAACCGCCTATTTCCTGAACATCCCGTCACTGAAAAGAAAATCGCTATTTCCCAGGGGTTTTTAAACCTATTTTCCCCTATCTTTGGGGGTGTTCCCATGTGTCACGGGGCAGGGGGGTTGGCAGGCCACGTGCGCTTTGGTGCCCGTACTGGTGGTTCCACTATCATCTTAGGAGGCCTATTGATATTGGCTGCCCTTTGTTTTAGCAGTTCGATTTTGCTGATCTTTAAAATATTTCCAGAGAGCATACTGGGTGTAATTTTATTTTTTGCTGGCCTGGAACTTGCTGTTACTGCCAGAGATGTTGCTAAAGAAAAGGATGCTTATTATACACTGCTGGTGACTGCTGGATTTTCTATGTGGAACATGGGTATTGGTTTCTTAGCTGGCATTGTGATGCAAGAATGCTTAAAAAGAAAAATATTTAAGGTCTAA
- a CDS encoding substrate-binding domain-containing protein, producing MPNSSCRRPASCPAGFKCLYTVVAGDTMYCIARRFGITLERLILANPHITNPELIYPGDKLCVPSKIEPKEELVLATTTSTVDTGLLDVLIPMFERQTGCNVIVYAVGSGSALAMGARGEADVVLSHSPDLEQRYVEQGYFTNYRLVMYNDFIIAGPAEDPANIRGMQRAPGALAQIAASEATFVSRGDYSGTHLRELELWERAGVVPGGDWYRLANAGMAETLNMAIDLGAYTLSDRGTYLAQRKDIEYAIMVEGDPLLLNFYHVMQVNPRRFPTVNAQCAAAFVQFMINPRTQRIIGEYGIDRFGEPLFIPAAGKSMEDIMG from the coding sequence ATGCCTAATTCAAGTTGTCGGCGACCTGCTAGTTGTCCAGCGGGGTTCAAATGCCTTTATACAGTAGTTGCCGGTGATACTATGTATTGTATTGCCCGGCGTTTTGGCATTACTTTAGAAAGACTTATTTTAGCTAACCCCCATATAACTAACCCTGAGCTAATTTACCCTGGTGACAAGCTATGTGTACCAAGTAAAATTGAACCTAAAGAAGAGTTGGTTTTAGCCACCACCACCAGTACAGTGGATACCGGGTTGTTGGACGTATTAATACCTATGTTTGAAAGGCAAACAGGTTGCAATGTTATAGTTTATGCTGTGGGTTCTGGTTCTGCTTTAGCGATGGGGGCCAGGGGCGAGGCTGATGTGGTTTTATCCCACTCGCCGGACTTGGAACAAAGATACGTGGAGCAAGGCTATTTCACCAACTACCGTTTAGTGATGTACAATGACTTTATAATCGCCGGTCCTGCAGAGGATCCGGCAAACATTAGGGGAATGCAAAGGGCGCCAGGGGCATTGGCGCAAATAGCTGCCAGTGAGGCAACCTTTGTATCCCGGGGGGACTACTCGGGTACCCACCTTAGAGAGCTCGAACTGTGGGAACGAGCAGGGGTGGTTCCCGGCGGTGATTGGTATCGGCTAGCCAACGCCGGCATGGCAGAAACCCTTAATATGGCTATAGACCTAGGGGCTTATACCCTGTCAGATCGGGGCACATACCTAGCCCAAAGAAAAGATATAGAATATGCCATTATGGTAGAGGGAGATCCCTTGTTGTTAAACTTTTATCATGTAATGCAGGTTAACCCAAGGAGATTCCCGACAGTAAATGCCCAGTGCGCCGCAGCCTTTGTGCAGTTTATGATCAACCCACGCACTCAACGGATAATTGGTGAATATGGTATAGATAGATTTGGTGAACCTTTATTTATTCCGGCTGCTGGTAAAAGTATGGAAGATATTATGGGGTAA
- a CDS encoding metallophosphoesterase, whose protein sequence is MRIGVLSDTHGNIELAKLALTQMGPIDCLLHAGDHFRDAKELGVLKKLPVYAVAGNCDWDILEPEDITINAVGKRIWLIHGHRHRVKAGHDTLLHEAKSHNIDVVIYGHTHVAVSEVVDNILIFNPGSLTQPRGPQGPTYGVIEIFNGEVIPYIFQL, encoded by the coding sequence GTGCGTATTGGGGTATTAAGTGACACCCATGGTAATATAGAACTGGCTAAACTGGCCTTAACCCAAATGGGTCCGATAGATTGCTTGCTACACGCCGGTGACCACTTTAGAGATGCCAAAGAACTAGGGGTATTAAAAAAACTGCCTGTATATGCGGTGGCAGGAAATTGCGATTGGGATATACTGGAGCCCGAAGATATCACCATTAATGCCGTTGGTAAAAGAATTTGGCTTATCCATGGTCATCGACATCGGGTCAAGGCAGGGCATGATACGCTGCTGCACGAGGCCAAAAGTCATAACATAGATGTGGTAATTTATGGTCATACGCACGTTGCTGTATCAGAAGTTGTTGATAACATATTAATTTTTAACCCCGGTAGCCTAACCCAACCCCGTGGTCCACAGGGGCCAACCTATGGAGTAATTGAGATATTTAACGGTGAAGTGATACCGTACATTTTTCAACTATAG